In Indicator indicator isolate 239-I01 chromosome 16, UM_Iind_1.1, whole genome shotgun sequence, one genomic interval encodes:
- the PTPN9 gene encoding tyrosine-protein phosphatase non-receptor type 9 produces the protein MAAELSAEEEQATKQFLEEINKWTGQYNVSPLSWNVAVKFLMARKFDVLRAIELFHSYRETRLKEGIVKLKPHEEPLRSELLSGKFTILSVRDPSGASIALFTAKLHHPSKSVQHVVLQALFYLLDRAVESFETQRNGLVFIYDMAGSQYTNFELDLSKKILNLLKGAFPARLKKVFIVGAPMWFRVPYSIISLLLKEKLRERVQMVKMSELKEHLPRECLPEYLGGSLKLDPLSWNCRFLPQQNGHPDPLDELILVPLVAPKDNGSVHVPGPKSVTLQELLDHVSHKQKRGIYEEYEDIRRRSPAGTFVCSLAPYNQEKNRYGDVPCLDQTRVKLAKPYSRPELTDYINASFMDGYKQRNAYIGTQGPLENTYSDFWRMVWEQNVLVIVMTTRLEEGGRKKCGQYWPLEKDFQVCYGALTITNLGVENLNHYKKTILEIHSSETRERRLVSHFQYLSWPDYGVPSSAATLIDFLGAVKQQQRVAVSALGPRFKGHPGGPPIVVHCSAGIGRTGTFCALDICLSQLQDVGTLNIYQTVLRMRSQRAFSIQTPEQYHFCYAAVLEHAQRQGLLLANHGAHRPAQDKSSPGH, from the exons ATGGCCGCGGAGCTCAGCGCCGAGGAGGAGCAG GCGACCAAGCAGTTCCTGGAGGAGATCAACAAGTGGACAGGCCAGTACAATGTGTCCCCGCTCTCCTGGAACGTGGCTGTCAAGTTCCTCATGGCCCGCAAGTTCGACGTCCTGCGGGCCATCGAGCTCTTTCACTCCTACCGG gagaCAAGGCTGAAGGAGGGCATCGTGAAGCTGAAGCCGCACGAGGAGCCACTGCGCTCGGAGCTGCTCAGCGGCAAGTTCACCATTCTG AGCGTGCGGGACCCTTCAGGAGCCTCCATCGCCCTCTTCACAGCCAAGCTGCACCACCCTAGCAAGAGCGTGCAGCACGTGGTGCTCCAGGCACTCTTCTACCTGCTGGACCGAGCAGTGGAGAG CTTCGAAACGCAGAGGAATGGGCTGGTGTTCATCTATGACATGGCAGGCTCACAGTACACCAACTTTGAGCTGGACCTCAGCAAGAAGATCCTCAACCTGCTGAAG GGTGCCTTCCCAGCTCGGCTGAAGAAGGTTTTCATTGTGGGAGCACCCATGTGGTTTCGTGTGCCCTACTCCATcatcagcctgctgctgaaggagaagctgcGGGAGCGG GTGCAGATGGTGAAGATGTCAGAGCTGAAGGAGCACCTACCCCGGGAATGCCTCCCTGAGTACCTTGGGGGGTCCCTCAAACTCGACCCTCTGAGCTGGAACTGCCGGTTCCTACCGCAGCAGAACGGGCATCCCGACCCCCTGGACGAGCTCATCCTGGTGCCGCTGGTGGCCCCCAAAGATAATGGCTCCGTCCACGTCCCTGGGCCCAAGTCTGTcaccctccaggagctgctggaccaTGTCAGCCACAAGCAGAAACGGGGCATCTACGAAGAGTATGAAGATATTCGGCGCAGGAGCCCAGCTGGCACCTTCGTCTGCTCTTT gGCACCCTACAACCAGGAGAAGAACCGGTACGGGGATGTGCCCTGCCTGGACCAAACCCGTGTCAAGCTGGCGAAGCCGTACAGCCGGCCCGAG ctgACTGACTATATCAATGCAAGCTTCATGGATGGCTACAAGCAGAGGAATGCTTACATTGGCACTCAGG GGCCTCTGGAAAATACCTACAGTGACTTCTGGCGCATGGTGTGGGAGCAAAACGTCCTGGTGATCGTGATGACAACCCG GCTGGAGGAAGGAGGCAGGAAAAAGTGTGGCCAGTACTGgcctctggagaaggacttcCAGGTGTGCTACGGGGCCTTGACCATCACCAACTTAGGTGTGGAGAACCTCAACCATTACAAGAAAACCATCCTGGAGATCCACAGCTCAGAG ACCAGGGAGCGTCGCCTGGTGTCCCATTTCCAGTACCTGAGCTGGCCGGACTACGGTGTCCCCTCCTCCGCGGCCACCCTCATCGACTTTCTGGGGgctgtgaagcagcagcagagggtggCAGTCAGTGCCCTGGGACCACGCTTCAAAGGTCACCCCGGGGGACCCCCAATCGTGGTGCACTGCAGTGCCGGCATCGGCAGGACAG GTACCTTCTGCGCACTGGACATCTGCCTGTCGCAGCTGCAGGACGTGGGCACGCTGAACATCTACCAGACGGTGCTGCGCATGCGGAGCCAGCGCGCCTTCAGCATCCAGACCCCCGAGCAGTACCACTTCTGCTACGCTGCCGTCCTCGAGCACGCCCAGCGCCAGGGCCTCCTGCTCGCCAACCACGGCGCCCATCGGCCCGCCCAGGACAAGAGCTCACCAGGACACTGA
- the SNUPN gene encoding snurportin-1 — MEELSAALAAGVALSGPNSPAAPHPRLAAYKARGGPGQAERRQRLLCLQRERRLDYVNHARRLAEDDWAGMESEGEEKEEEEEEMDVDAGKKLPKRYANQLMLSEWLVDVPLDLEQEWVVVVCPVGKRSLVVASRGTTAAYTKSGFCVNKFPSLLPGGNRHSSASEKVYCILDCIYSEAKQTYYILDVMCWRGHPVYDCQTDFRFFWLFSKIQEEEGLGEKSRINPFKFVGLQNFPCSSDSLCKVLAMDFPFEVDGLLFYHKQTHYTPGSTPLVGWLRPYMVPDILGLAVPATVLTAKPDYAGRQLQQIIESKKSKKLAAGEGDPTGTAAASNGHYELEHLSTPQPANSQEGQGEAVSQMEN, encoded by the exons ATGGAGGAGCTTAGCGCGGCGCTGGCGGCTGGCGTGGCCTTGTCCGGGCCCAACAGCCCGGCGGCCCCGCACCCTCGCCTCGCCGCCTACAAGGCTCGCGGCGGCCCGGGGCAGGCCGAGCGCCGCCAACGCCTTCTCTGCCTACAGAGAGA GAGACGGCTGGACTACGTGAACCATGCGAGGAGGCTGGCAGAGGACGACTGGGCAGGGATGGAGAgcgagggagaggagaaggaggaggaggaggaggagatggacgTGGATGCTGGCAAGAAATTGCCCAAGCGCTACGCCAATCAG TTGATGCTGTCAGAGTGGCTGGTTGATGTCCCCCTGGACCTGGAGCAGGAGTGGGTCGTGGTGGTGTGTCCCGTTGGGAAACGGTCACTGGTTGTGGCCTCCAGG ggcACCACAGCAGCTTACACCAAGAGTGGCTTCTGTGTCAACAagttcccatccctgctgccaggggGGAACCGGCACAGTTCAGCGAGCGAGAAAG tgtACTGCATCTTGGACTGCATCTACAGCGAGGCCAAGCAGACCTACTACATCCTGGATGTGATGTGCTGGAGAGGACACCCTGTTTATGACTGCCAG ACCGACTTCAGATTCTTCTGGCTCTTCTCAAAGATCcaagaggaggaagggctgggagAGAAAAGCAGGATTAATCCA ttcaaatttGTGGGCCTGCAGAACTTCCCCTGCTCCTCGGACAGCCTGTGTAAGGTGCTGGCAATGGACTTCCCCTTTGAG gtgGATGGGCTCCTCTTCTACCACAAGCAAACCCACTACACCCCCGGCAGCACCCCACTGGTGGGCTGGCTCCGGCCTTACATGGTACCTGACATCCTGGGGCTGGCCGTGCCGGCCACCGTGCTCACCGCCAAGCCAGACTATGCTGGGCGTCAGCTCCAGCAGATCATTGAGAGCAAGAAGAGTAaaaagctggcagcaggggagggtgACCCAACTGGCACAGCGGCTGCGAGCAACGGACATTACGAGCTGGAACATTTGTCCACCCCTCAGCCAGCAAACTCTCAGGAGGGCCAGGGCGAAGCAGTGAGCCAGATGGAGAATTAG